Proteins from a single region of Magnetospirillum sp. 15-1:
- the recA gene encoding recombinase RecA, producing MSQAALRLVDKDTMDRQKALEAAVSQIERAFGKGSIMKMGQKDQVVEAEVVSTGSLGLDVALGIGGLPRGRIIEIYGPESSGKTTLALHVIAEAQKKGGTCAFVDAEHALDPIYARKLGVNLDELLISQPDAGEQALEIADTLVRSGAIDVLVVDSVAALVPRAELEGEMGDNHMGLHARLMSQALRKLTGSVSKSKTIVIFINQIRMKIGVMFGNPETTTGGNALKFYASVRMEIRRVGAIKDRDEVVGNQTRVKVVKNKMAPPFKVVDFDIMYGEGVSKMGELIDLGVKASVVEKSGAWFSYNSTRIGQGRENAKQFLRDNPAMAAEIEGTIRQNAGLISDALAAGPGDLDGAPVEE from the coding sequence ATGTCGCAGGCTGCGTTGCGTCTCGTGGACAAGGATACCATGGATAGACAGAAGGCTTTGGAAGCCGCCGTCAGCCAGATCGAGCGGGCGTTCGGCAAGGGCTCCATCATGAAGATGGGCCAGAAGGATCAGGTGGTCGAGGCCGAGGTGGTCTCCACCGGGTCGCTGGGCCTGGATGTGGCGCTGGGCATCGGCGGCCTGCCGCGCGGCCGCATCATCGAGATCTACGGGCCGGAAAGCTCGGGCAAGACCACCCTGGCGCTGCACGTCATCGCCGAGGCCCAGAAGAAGGGTGGTACCTGTGCCTTCGTCGACGCCGAGCACGCCCTTGATCCCATCTATGCCCGCAAGCTGGGCGTCAACCTGGACGAACTGCTGATCAGCCAGCCCGACGCCGGCGAGCAGGCGTTGGAAATCGCCGACACCCTGGTGCGCTCCGGTGCCATCGACGTGCTGGTGGTGGACTCGGTGGCCGCCCTGGTGCCGCGTGCCGAGCTGGAAGGCGAGATGGGCGACAACCACATGGGCCTGCACGCCCGCCTGATGAGCCAGGCGCTGCGCAAGCTGACCGGTTCGGTGTCCAAATCCAAGACCATCGTCATCTTCATCAACCAGATCCGCATGAAGATCGGCGTGATGTTCGGCAATCCGGAAACCACCACCGGCGGCAACGCGCTGAAGTTCTATGCCTCGGTGCGCATGGAAATCCGCCGGGTCGGCGCCATCAAGGACCGGGACGAGGTGGTGGGCAACCAGACCCGCGTCAAGGTGGTGAAGAACAAGATGGCCCCGCCGTTCAAGGTGGTGGATTTCGACATCATGTACGGCGAGGGCGTCTCCAAGATGGGCGAGCTCATCGATTTGGGCGTCAAGGCCAGCGTGGTGGAGAAGTCGGGGGCGTGGTTCTCCTACAACTCCACCCGCATCGGCCAGGGGCGCGAGAACGCCAAGCAGTTCCTGCGCGACAACCCGGCCATGGCCGCCGAGATCGAAGGCACCATCCGCCAGAATGCTGGCCTGATCTCCGACGCCCTGGCCGCCGGCCCCGGCGATCTGGACGGCGCTCCCGTCGAGGAATAG
- a CDS encoding PAS domain-containing sensor histidine kinase: MRTDAAIPSPLILSLAASVAGTAALGMAEAGWPAISAAALVAAVSGGMLLLRARRPAGRAPILAGALESESRAVLVVASTGGELYRNQAARRLLGGAADPLAPLKALAADDDRALAEMERLDAAAAVGAPRRTEVTLVSAGGGREWFALEVRPAGNSQAVAWVAEDVSSRRAIEETLRRENELLSDFVDLLPVGCYSADADGTVRYVNQRLAEWLGKSGDEIVGYNLAEVFGTVPNPEEERAELRLRGRSGEVFQALVAHSVFDEGGEMFTRSVVVRDLVPEQQWEKALRAAERRFRWLFDDAPVGIALVDLDGAIGACNLALQAMLGIDRDDMIGRAVIDVIAEENRAPASEQLGKVIAGSTPGTHLEVRLKGRRNLIAQLFVSPSHEDGDISGLVIHFIDATEQRNLEMQFAQSQKMQAMGQLAGGVAHDFNNLLTAMIGFCDLLLQRHGAGDPSFADIMQVKQNANRAASLVRQLLAFSRRQALQPRLLNVTDALAELSNLLRRLLGETIELRMTHGRALGLVRVDPGQFDQVIINLAVNARDAMPGGGALTIRTNAVHVDQPVQRGPELMPAGDYVQIEVADTGTGIGKENLARIFEPFFSTKEVGAGTGLGLSTVYGIVRQTDGFIFVESEPGQGATFSIYLPRIDADPAAETKRPAQQTETVGADLTGSGTILLVEDEDAVRLFGARALRNKGYTVIEARSGEQAMEVLNGGEPIQVLISDVVMPGMDGVTLARFVRMERPAIKVILISGYSEDVARDGIDPDAGIHFLPKPFSLKQLAGAVKQVMEEG, from the coding sequence TTGCGAACTGACGCGGCCATTCCCTCTCCGCTGATCCTCAGCCTGGCCGCCTCGGTGGCCGGAACCGCCGCGCTGGGCATGGCCGAGGCCGGCTGGCCCGCCATCTCCGCCGCCGCCTTGGTGGCCGCGGTGTCCGGCGGCATGCTGCTGCTGCGCGCCCGCCGCCCGGCCGGCCGAGCCCCGATCCTGGCCGGAGCGCTGGAATCCGAAAGCCGCGCCGTCCTGGTGGTGGCCTCCACCGGCGGGGAGCTCTATCGCAATCAGGCGGCGCGCCGCCTGTTGGGCGGTGCCGCCGATCCCCTGGCCCCGCTCAAGGCGCTGGCCGCCGATGACGATCGCGCCCTGGCCGAGATGGAGCGTCTCGACGCCGCCGCCGCGGTGGGGGCGCCGCGGCGCACCGAGGTGACCCTGGTCTCGGCGGGGGGCGGGCGTGAGTGGTTCGCGCTCGAGGTCCGGCCGGCGGGCAACTCCCAGGCGGTGGCCTGGGTCGCCGAGGACGTCAGTTCGCGCCGCGCCATCGAGGAGACCCTGCGGCGCGAGAACGAACTGCTGTCGGACTTCGTCGACCTGCTGCCGGTGGGCTGCTACTCGGCCGATGCCGACGGCACGGTGCGCTACGTCAACCAGCGCTTGGCCGAATGGCTGGGCAAGAGCGGCGACGAGATCGTCGGCTACAATCTGGCCGAGGTGTTCGGCACCGTTCCCAACCCGGAGGAGGAGCGGGCCGAGTTGCGCCTGCGCGGCCGCTCGGGCGAGGTGTTCCAGGCTCTGGTCGCCCATTCGGTGTTCGACGAGGGCGGCGAGATGTTCACCCGCTCCGTGGTGGTGCGCGACCTGGTGCCGGAGCAGCAGTGGGAAAAGGCGCTGCGCGCCGCCGAACGCCGCTTCCGCTGGCTGTTCGACGATGCTCCCGTCGGCATCGCCCTGGTGGATCTGGATGGGGCCATCGGCGCCTGCAATCTGGCGCTGCAGGCCATGCTGGGCATCGACCGCGACGACATGATCGGCCGCGCCGTCATCGACGTCATCGCCGAGGAGAACCGGGCGCCGGCCTCGGAGCAATTGGGCAAGGTGATCGCCGGTTCCACTCCCGGCACCCATCTGGAGGTACGCCTCAAGGGGCGGCGTAACCTGATCGCCCAACTGTTCGTCAGTCCCAGTCACGAGGACGGCGACATCTCCGGTCTGGTGATCCACTTCATCGACGCCACCGAGCAGCGCAATCTGGAGATGCAGTTTGCCCAAAGCCAGAAGATGCAGGCCATGGGCCAACTGGCCGGCGGGGTGGCCCACGACTTCAACAACCTGCTGACCGCCATGATCGGCTTTTGCGACCTGCTGCTGCAGCGCCACGGGGCCGGCGACCCCAGCTTCGCCGACATCATGCAGGTCAAGCAGAACGCCAACCGCGCCGCCTCGCTGGTCCGCCAGTTGCTGGCCTTCTCCCGCCGCCAGGCCCTGCAGCCCCGCCTGCTGAACGTCACCGACGCCCTGGCCGAGCTGTCCAACCTGCTGCGCCGCTTGCTGGGCGAGACCATCGAACTGCGCATGACCCACGGCCGCGCCCTGGGGCTGGTGCGCGTCGACCCCGGCCAGTTCGATCAGGTCATCATCAACCTTGCCGTCAATGCCCGTGACGCCATGCCGGGCGGCGGCGCGCTCACCATCCGCACCAACGCCGTCCACGTGGACCAGCCGGTGCAGCGCGGCCCCGAACTGATGCCGGCCGGCGATTACGTGCAGATCGAGGTGGCCGATACCGGCACCGGCATCGGCAAGGAGAATCTGGCCCGCATCTTCGAGCCGTTCTTCTCCACCAAGGAGGTGGGAGCCGGCACCGGCTTGGGCCTGTCCACCGTCTATGGCATCGTGCGCCAGACCGACGGCTTCATCTTCGTGGAATCCGAGCCCGGCCAGGGCGCCACCTTCTCCATCTACCTGCCGCGCATCGACGCCGACCCGGCGGCCGAGACCAAACGCCCCGCCCAGCAGACCGAGACGGTGGGCGCCGACCTCACCGGCTCGGGCACCATCTTGCTGGTCGAGGACGAGGACGCCGTCCGCCTGTTCGGGGCCCGCGCCCTCCGGAACAAGGGCTATACGGTGATCGAGGCCCGTTCGGGCGAGCAGGCCATGGAGGTGCTGAACGGCGGCGAGCCCATCCAGGTCCTCATCTCGGACGTGGTCATGCCCGGCATGGACGGCGTGACGCTCGCCCGCTTCGTCCGCATGGAGCGCCCGGCCATCAAGGTGATCCTCATCTCCGGCTATTCCGAGGACGTCGCACGCGACGGCATCGATCCCGACGCCGGCATCCATTTTCTCCCCAAGCCCTTCTCGCTCAAGCAGCTGGCCGGGGCGGTCAAGCAGGTGATGGAAGAGGGATAG
- a CDS encoding flagellar hook-basal body complex protein FliE: protein MTSSLTNAISAYKTAANPFESVGKTSEAEGNGTDFASVLKDAAKVAVGDAKSAEKASMSAIAGKADIREVVAAVANAEMTLETVVNVRDKVINAYNEILRMPI from the coding sequence ATGACTTCCAGCCTCACCAACGCCATCTCCGCCTACAAGACCGCCGCCAATCCGTTCGAATCGGTGGGCAAGACCTCCGAGGCCGAGGGCAACGGCACCGATTTCGCCAGCGTGCTCAAGGATGCCGCCAAGGTGGCGGTGGGCGATGCCAAATCGGCGGAAAAGGCCTCCATGTCCGCCATCGCCGGCAAGGCCGACATCCGCGAGGTGGTGGCCGCCGTCGCCAATGCGGAAATGACCCTGGAAACCGTGGTCAACGTCCGCGACAAGGTGATCAACGCCTATAACGAAATCCTGCGCATGCCCATCTGA
- the fliQ gene encoding flagellar biosynthesis protein FliQ: MTEPELIDIARETIIVMLKVAAPTLLTGLVVGLVISIFQTLTQIQEQTLTFVPKMLLVFASMILFLPFMLHSLSEFWRLVMDRVVAGGG, encoded by the coding sequence ATGACCGAGCCCGAGCTTATCGACATCGCCCGCGAAACCATCATCGTCATGCTCAAGGTGGCGGCACCCACCCTGCTGACCGGCCTTGTGGTGGGTCTGGTCATCTCCATCTTCCAGACGCTGACCCAGATTCAGGAACAGACCCTGACCTTCGTGCCGAAGATGCTGTTGGTCTTCGCCTCCATGATCCTGTTCCTGCCGTTCATGCTGCACTCGCTGAGCGAGTTCTGGAGGCTGGTCATGGACCGCGTCGTCGCCGGCGGCGGTTAA
- the fliP gene encoding flagellar type III secretion system pore protein FliP (The bacterial flagellar biogenesis protein FliP forms a type III secretion system (T3SS)-type pore required for flagellar assembly.), translated as MTRLPSRRRGILAAAIGILTALAAGPVLAQSLNIDLGGPQASATSRIIQLIALTTVLSVAPSILVMVTSFTRFVVVLGFLRQALGTQQSPPNTVMVSLAMFLTAFVMAPTFEKAWTDGIQPVMDGHLDEIEGFERAVKPFHGFMSKHVRPQDLKLFMDLSRAKEVEKVEDAPLKALIPAFMISELRRAFEIGFLIFLPFLIIDMVIASVLMSMGMMMIPPAMISLPFKLIFFVMVDGWYLVVGSLVQSYG; from the coding sequence ATGACCCGCCTGCCCTCCCGCCGCCGGGGGATCCTGGCCGCCGCCATCGGTATCCTGACCGCCCTGGCGGCCGGGCCGGTGCTGGCCCAGTCTCTGAACATCGACCTGGGCGGCCCCCAGGCCAGCGCCACCTCGCGCATCATCCAGCTGATCGCGCTGACCACCGTCCTGTCGGTGGCGCCAAGCATCCTGGTGATGGTCACCTCGTTCACCCGCTTCGTGGTGGTGCTGGGCTTCCTGCGTCAGGCGCTGGGCACCCAGCAGAGCCCGCCCAACACGGTGATGGTCAGCCTGGCTATGTTCCTCACCGCCTTCGTCATGGCGCCCACCTTCGAGAAGGCCTGGACCGACGGCATCCAGCCGGTGATGGATGGCCATCTGGACGAAATCGAGGGCTTCGAGCGCGCCGTCAAGCCGTTCCACGGCTTCATGAGCAAGCACGTCCGCCCCCAGGACCTGAAGTTGTTCATGGACCTGTCGCGCGCCAAGGAAGTGGAGAAGGTCGAGGACGCGCCGCTCAAGGCCCTGATTCCCGCCTTCATGATCAGCGAGCTGCGCCGCGCCTTCGAGATCGGCTTCCTGATCTTCCTGCCCTTCCTGATCATCGACATGGTCATCGCCTCGGTGCTGATGAGCATGGGCATGATGATGATCCCGCCGGCCATGATCTCGCTGCCGTTCAAGCTGATCTTCTTCGTCATGGTGGACGGCTGGTATCTGGTGGTGGGCTCGCTGGTCCAGAGCTACGGGTAA
- the flgC gene encoding flagellar basal body rod protein FlgC, whose product MDELSKSTTIAISGMKVQSQRLRVISENLANSDSLAQTPEGLPYRRKVMTFKNELDRANGTTLVKVDKVRGDTAEFQRRYDPKHPAADRDGYVLAPNVNPLIEMMDMREAQRSYEANMNVINTSRSLLSRTIDMLR is encoded by the coding sequence ATGGACGAACTCAGCAAAAGCACGACCATCGCCATTTCGGGCATGAAGGTACAGTCGCAGCGCCTGCGCGTGATCTCGGAGAATCTCGCCAATTCCGATTCGCTGGCCCAGACGCCCGAGGGGCTGCCCTATCGCCGCAAGGTGATGACCTTCAAGAACGAGCTGGACCGCGCCAACGGCACCACCCTGGTCAAGGTGGACAAGGTGCGGGGCGATACCGCCGAGTTCCAGCGCCGCTACGACCCCAAGCATCCGGCCGCCGACCGCGACGGCTATGTGCTGGCGCCCAACGTCAATCCGCTGATCGAGATGATGGACATGCGCGAGGCCCAGCGCAGCTACGAGGCCAACATGAACGTCATCAATACCTCCCGCTCGCTGCTGTCGCGCACCATCGATATGTTGCGCTAG
- a CDS encoding flagellar biosynthetic protein FliO, which yields MDSAHYLRFILSLVAVLGLIFGVLWVVRQRLPGMMAGRSGGPGRRLAVVESLTLDVKHRLVLVRRDDREHLLVLGGGQPVVVETDCPRAAFAIPPGKPGTPKPETGA from the coding sequence ATGGATTCAGCCCATTACCTGCGCTTCATCCTGTCACTGGTGGCGGTGCTGGGACTGATCTTCGGCGTGCTGTGGGTGGTGCGCCAACGCCTGCCGGGCATGATGGCCGGACGGAGCGGCGGCCCCGGACGGCGGCTGGCCGTGGTGGAATCCTTGACGCTGGACGTGAAACATCGTCTTGTCCTGGTGCGACGCGACGACCGCGAGCACCTGCTGGTCCTGGGCGGCGGGCAGCCCGTGGTGGTGGAAACCGACTGCCCCCGCGCCGCCTTCGCAATTCCCCCGGGCAAACCGGGGACGCCCAAGCCGGAGACCGGAGCATGA
- a CDS encoding LysR family transcriptional regulator: MDWDKLRVFHAVAEAGSFTHAGEVLNLSQSAVSRQISALEESLNLPLFHRHARGLILTEQGELLYRTARDVFSKLAMTEALLTESRERAQGPLKITTTVAFGSLWLTPRIKEFLDLYPEIAVTMVLFDGELDLAMREADVAIRMMPPRQPDLIQRHLMSMNYAVFASPSYIEQYGIPKSADDLDNHRIIVYGDDTRVSAPVSNVNWLLEAGASPDRPRRPVLEVNNIYGIYRAVKSGLGIAAMPEYLRGEAEALVHILPELKGPKVETYFVYPEELRHSKRITVFRDFLLSKIAESA, from the coding sequence ATGGACTGGGATAAGCTTAGGGTTTTCCATGCCGTCGCCGAGGCGGGCAGCTTCACCCATGCGGGCGAAGTACTCAATCTCAGCCAATCGGCCGTCAGCCGCCAGATCAGCGCGCTGGAGGAAAGCCTTAACCTGCCCCTGTTCCATCGCCACGCCCGTGGGCTGATCCTTACCGAGCAGGGAGAACTGCTCTACCGGACCGCCCGCGACGTGTTCTCCAAACTGGCCATGACCGAGGCGCTGCTCACCGAAAGCCGCGAGCGCGCCCAGGGGCCGCTGAAGATCACCACCACCGTGGCCTTCGGCTCGCTGTGGCTGACGCCGCGCATCAAGGAATTCCTCGATCTCTATCCCGAGATCGCGGTGACCATGGTGCTGTTCGACGGCGAACTGGACCTGGCCATGCGCGAGGCCGACGTGGCCATCCGCATGATGCCGCCGCGCCAGCCCGATCTGATCCAGCGTCACCTGATGTCCATGAACTACGCGGTGTTCGCTTCACCGTCATATATCGAACAATACGGCATCCCCAAATCCGCCGATGATCTGGACAACCACCGCATCATCGTCTACGGCGACGACACCCGCGTCTCGGCCCCGGTGTCCAATGTCAACTGGCTGCTGGAAGCCGGTGCCTCCCCCGACCGGCCGCGCCGGCCGGTGCTGGAGGTCAACAATATCTACGGCATCTACCGCGCCGTCAAAAGCGGCTTGGGGATAGCCGCCATGCCGGAATACCTGCGCGGCGAAGCCGAGGCGCTGGTCCACATCCTGCCCGAACTGAAGGGCCCCAAGGTGGAGACGTATTTCGTCTACCCCGAGGAATTGCGCCATTCCAAGCGCATCACGGTGTTCCGCGACTTCCTGCTTTCCAAGATCGCCGAAAGCGCCTGA
- a CDS encoding EscU/YscU/HrcU family type III secretion system export apparatus switch protein translates to MGNRDIWDEEAESEQAKAAAKPHRRQVAVALSDDPDNPGLPTVTASGRGAVAEQILQLAFAHGVKVRTDPDLAEVLAAVEVDTVIPVEAFVAVAEILAYVYRANAAMGEPPPPGGAA, encoded by the coding sequence ATGGGCAACAGGGATATTTGGGACGAGGAGGCGGAGAGCGAGCAGGCCAAGGCCGCCGCCAAACCCCACCGCCGTCAGGTGGCCGTGGCGCTCTCCGACGACCCCGACAATCCCGGCCTGCCCACCGTCACCGCCTCGGGCCGCGGCGCGGTGGCCGAGCAGATTCTGCAACTGGCCTTCGCCCACGGGGTGAAGGTCCGCACCGATCCCGATCTGGCCGAGGTGCTGGCCGCCGTCGAGGTCGACACCGTCATTCCGGTGGAGGCCTTCGTCGCCGTGGCCGAGATTCTGGCCTATGTCTATCGCGCCAATGCCGCCATGGGCGAGCCGCCGCCGCCGGGAGGCGCCGCATGA
- the fliR gene encoding flagellar biosynthetic protein FliR — MLTELLQLDIFRFFLVFTRIGAALMLFPGLGGSLVSTRIRLLLALSVAFVMLPVVGVSLPPVPRSVGGMVLAVFGEAVVGIYLGTVIMVIMSTLNMAGSMIGYQTGLTNAFSFDPIAQQQSQLLTGFLSNIGLVAVFATDLHHLMFQAVFESYILFPPGQPLQFGDYAETLGHLVTETFKVGTQFAAPLVVFGLVFYSGLGLLSRLVPQLQVFFVGMPVQVMVGMWLFMMSLPLIISLFLRFFESGLMPYIQPR; from the coding sequence GTGCTGACCGAGCTCCTGCAACTGGACATCTTCCGCTTCTTTCTGGTCTTCACCCGCATCGGCGCGGCCCTGATGCTGTTTCCCGGCTTGGGCGGCTCGCTGGTCTCGACCCGCATCCGCCTGCTACTGGCGCTTTCGGTCGCCTTCGTGATGCTGCCGGTGGTGGGAGTCAGCCTGCCGCCGGTGCCCAGGAGCGTGGGCGGCATGGTGCTGGCGGTGTTCGGCGAGGCGGTGGTCGGCATCTATCTCGGCACGGTGATCATGGTCATCATGTCGACGCTGAACATGGCGGGATCGATGATCGGCTACCAGACCGGCCTGACCAACGCCTTTTCGTTCGACCCCATCGCCCAGCAGCAGAGCCAGTTGCTGACCGGCTTCCTGTCCAATATCGGGCTGGTGGCGGTGTTCGCCACCGACCTGCACCACCTCATGTTCCAGGCGGTATTCGAGTCCTATATCCTGTTCCCCCCCGGCCAGCCGTTGCAGTTCGGCGATTATGCCGAGACGCTGGGCCATCTGGTCACCGAGACCTTCAAGGTCGGAACCCAGTTCGCGGCGCCGCTGGTGGTGTTCGGGCTGGTGTTCTATTCCGGCCTCGGTCTGCTGTCGCGGCTGGTGCCCCAGTTGCAGGTATTCTTCGTCGGCATGCCGGTACAGGTGATGGTCGGCATGTGGCTGTTCATGATGTCGCTGCCGCTGATCATTTCCCTGTTCCTGCGCTTCTTCGAATCCGGCCTCATGCCTTACATACAGCCGAGGTAG
- the flgB gene encoding flagellar basal body rod protein FlgB, producing MYDDLGIFKMAKAQMDWIAQRQEVLAGNIANANTPRYLPKDLKEPDFKAVLAGTTEPDVGVVATNSKHIVPEVSPSPFKAQTQRRTYESTPDGNAVILEEQMAKIGDANSKYNAAAALFQKYQKMIKTASGSR from the coding sequence ATGTACGACGATCTCGGCATTTTCAAGATGGCCAAGGCGCAGATGGACTGGATTGCCCAGCGCCAGGAGGTGCTGGCCGGCAACATCGCCAACGCCAACACGCCCCGCTACCTGCCCAAGGACCTGAAGGAACCCGACTTCAAGGCCGTGCTGGCCGGAACCACCGAACCCGACGTGGGGGTGGTGGCCACCAATTCCAAGCACATCGTGCCCGAGGTCTCGCCCAGCCCCTTCAAGGCGCAGACCCAGCGGCGCACCTACGAATCCACGCCCGACGGCAATGCCGTTATCCTGGAAGAGCAGATGGCGAAGATCGGCGACGCCAATTCCAAGTACAACGCGGCCGCCGCGCTGTTCCAGAAGTACCAGAAGATGATCAAGACCGCCTCGGGCAGCCGGTAA
- a CDS encoding NADP-dependent isocitrate dehydrogenase has protein sequence MKKIKVANPIVELDGDEMTRIIWKFIKDKLILPYLDVDLKYYDLGIEYRDKTDDKVTVEASEAIRKYGVGVKCATITPDEARVKEFNLKKMWKSPNGTIRNILDGTVFREPIICKNVPRLVPGWTKPIVIGRHAFGDQYKATDFKVPGPGKLTIKFVGNDGETIEHEVFDFPGAGVAMGMYNLDESIYGFARACLNYGLQKKWPVYLSTKNTILKAYDGRFKDIFQDVFEKEFKAEYDKLGITYEHRLIDDMVASALKWSGEFVWACKNYDGDVQSDTVAQGFGSLGLMTSVLMSPDGKVVEAEAAHGTVTRHYREHQKGKETSTNPIASIFAWTRGLFYRAQFDNTPEVAKFAQSLEEVCVETVEAGFMTKDLAILIGPGQSWLTTQQFLDKLDENLKKKMGL, from the coding sequence ATGAAGAAGATCAAAGTCGCAAACCCGATCGTCGAGCTGGACGGCGACGAGATGACCCGGATCATCTGGAAGTTCATCAAGGACAAGCTGATCCTGCCCTACCTGGATGTCGATCTGAAGTACTACGATCTGGGCATCGAATACCGCGACAAGACCGACGACAAGGTGACGGTCGAGGCCTCGGAGGCCATCAGGAAGTATGGCGTCGGCGTCAAATGCGCCACCATCACCCCCGACGAGGCGCGGGTGAAGGAATTCAACCTCAAGAAGATGTGGAAGTCGCCCAACGGCACCATCCGCAACATCCTCGACGGCACCGTGTTCCGCGAGCCGATCATCTGCAAGAACGTACCGCGTCTGGTGCCGGGCTGGACCAAGCCCATCGTCATCGGCCGCCATGCCTTCGGCGACCAGTACAAGGCCACCGACTTCAAGGTGCCCGGCCCCGGCAAGCTGACCATCAAGTTCGTCGGCAATGACGGCGAGACCATCGAGCACGAAGTGTTCGACTTCCCCGGCGCCGGCGTCGCCATGGGCATGTACAACCTGGACGAGTCCATTTATGGCTTCGCCCGGGCCTGCCTGAACTATGGCCTGCAGAAGAAGTGGCCGGTGTATCTCTCCACCAAGAACACCATCCTCAAGGCCTATGACGGCCGCTTCAAGGATATCTTCCAGGACGTGTTCGAGAAGGAATTCAAGGCCGAGTACGACAAGCTGGGCATCACCTACGAGCACCGCCTGATCGACGACATGGTCGCCTCGGCGCTCAAGTGGTCGGGCGAGTTCGTGTGGGCCTGCAAGAACTATGACGGTGACGTGCAGTCCGATACCGTGGCCCAGGGCTTCGGCTCGCTGGGCCTGATGACCTCGGTGCTGATGAGCCCCGACGGCAAGGTGGTCGAGGCCGAGGCCGCCCACGGCACGGTGACGCGCCACTACCGCGAGCACCAGAAGGGCAAGGAGACCTCGACCAATCCCATCGCGTCGATCTTCGCCTGGACCCGTGGCCTGTTCTACCGCGCCCAGTTCGACAATACCCCCGAGGTGGCGAAGTTCGCCCAGTCCCTCGAGGAAGTGTGCGTCGAGACCGTGGAAGCCGGCTTCATGACCAAGGACCTGGCCATCCTGATCGGCCCCGGCCAGTCGTGGCTGACCACCCAGCAGTTCCTGGACAAGCTGGACGAGAACCTGAAGAAGAAGATGGGCCTCTAG
- the flhB gene encoding flagellar biosynthesis protein FlhB: MAEDAEDKTEDPTDRKLTQAREQGNIPTSQEVKIWAGLVGALVVVSLFAPYMARDVKRLLIPFIEHPHAFPMEQPDVGRILAEITVSIIKVLILPMMLLMVLAVASAMAQSGLMFLPDKLTVDFSKLSPMKGITRIFSGRNLVEFVKSLFKVGAIGFVIFLILRSHMSEYAGLAALDLMAMLDYLRHQVIAMIMVVVLMVFVLAAADWFYQRWAFTQQMKMTKQEIKDEHKQTEGDPMIKGRLRALRMQRARQRMMAAVPKASVVVTNPTHYAVALQYDQESMGAPVLVAKGVDLIAKRIRDLATENEVPIVENPPLARALYATVELDEEIPPEHYKTVAEIIGYVMKLKGELAN; encoded by the coding sequence ATGGCCGAAGACGCCGAAGACAAAACAGAAGACCCAACAGACCGAAAACTGACGCAGGCCCGCGAGCAGGGCAACATCCCCACCTCCCAGGAGGTGAAGATCTGGGCGGGTCTGGTCGGCGCCCTGGTCGTCGTTTCCCTGTTCGCCCCCTACATGGCGCGGGACGTCAAACGCCTGCTGATTCCCTTCATCGAGCACCCCCACGCCTTTCCCATGGAGCAGCCCGACGTGGGGCGGATCCTGGCCGAGATAACCGTCAGCATCATCAAGGTCCTGATCCTGCCCATGATGCTGCTGATGGTCCTGGCGGTGGCCTCGGCCATGGCCCAGAGCGGCCTGATGTTCCTGCCCGACAAGCTGACGGTGGATTTCAGCAAGCTGAGTCCCATGAAGGGCATCACGCGCATCTTCTCGGGCCGCAACCTCGTCGAGTTCGTGAAGTCGCTGTTCAAGGTGGGCGCCATCGGCTTCGTCATCTTCCTGATACTCAGGTCGCATATGAGCGAGTATGCGGGGCTGGCGGCGCTGGACCTGATGGCCATGCTGGATTACCTGCGCCATCAGGTGATCGCCATGATCATGGTGGTGGTGCTGATGGTGTTCGTCCTGGCCGCCGCCGACTGGTTCTATCAGCGCTGGGCGTTCACGCAGCAGATGAAGATGACCAAGCAGGAGATCAAGGACGAGCACAAGCAGACCGAAGGCGATCCCATGATCAAGGGCCGCCTGCGGGCCCTGCGCATGCAGCGCGCCCGCCAGCGCATGATGGCGGCGGTGCCCAAGGCCAGCGTGGTGGTGACCAACCCGACCCACTATGCGGTGGCGCTGCAATACGACCAGGAATCCATGGGCGCTCCCGTCCTGGTGGCCAAGGGCGTCGACCTGATCGCCAAGCGCATCCGCGACCTCGCCACCGAGAACGAGGTGCCCATCGTCGAGAACCCGCCGCTGGCCCGTGCGCTCTACGCCACCGTCGAACTGGACGAGGAAATCCCGCCCGAGCACTATAAGACCGTGGCGGAAATCATCGGTTACGTCATGAAGTTGAAGGGCGAACTTGCGAACTGA